The window GGTCACCACGCTGGAGGAGCTCGGCCGCCGTACGGGGCTGCACGAGCCGGAGATCCGCCGCGCCGTCGCGTGGCACAACGCACACCGGCGCCGGCAGACGCCACCCTGAGCGCGTGACGGCAGGGACGTCAGGGACGGCCACCGTGGTCACGTCGAATCGAACACCGTACGTCGCGCTGCGGGCCGGTGCTCCGGTCGGCGGTGTCCTGCGGGCACGGTTTTGGGCGCGCGCGGTCCGGGCACCCGTGCCAGGCTCGAAATGAGCACCGTAGTGCGGGCTTCACGCGGCGGCAGAAAGGCGGGCACGGCGTGGCGGTGGCTGACGGGCACGCATCGACCCGGCCGCCCGCGCACGCCGAGCGGATGGTCGGCGCGGTCGACGAGCGATCGCCCTGCCCGCTGAGCTGAGCGAGGAGGTCCGGACATGACCGACGGCAACACGACGGCGCTGAACGCGGCGGGCGGCGACCCGTCGGAAGCACGAAACCTGTTGTTCGGGCCGCTGCCGAACGTGGCGCAGGCGTCCGGATACGCCGACGCCCCGCCCCGGATGGGCTTCTTCACCGACACCTCCGTGTGCATCGGCTGCAAGGCCTGCGAGGTGGCGTGCAAGGAGTGGAACGCCGTGCCGGAGGACGGCCTCGAACTGACCGGCATGTCCTACGACAACACCCAGGGGCTCGGAGCCAGCACCTGGCGGCACGTCGCCTTCATCGAGCAGCGCAGGCCGCTGGGCGGCGGTCGGGAACCGGAGGCGGGCGGCGGCGGTTTCGACGCGTTCGAGGCGGCCCGGCAGCTCGGTTCCACGCCCTCCACCGCGCCGGACTCGGCCCCGGCGGGCGCGCCGGCCGACGCGATCTCCCCGGTGTCGCCCGAAGGGCGGACCGAGCTGCGCTGGCTGATGTCGTCCGACGTGTGCAAGCACTGCACCCACGCGGCCTGCCTCGACGTGTGTCCCACCGGTGCGCTGTTCCGCACCGAGTTCGGGACCGTCGTGGTCCAGGAGGACGTGTGCAACGGCTGCGGCTACTGCGTGCCCGCATGCCCGTACGGGGTCATCGACCAGCGCAAGGAGGACGGCCGGGTCTGGAAGTGCACCCTGTGCTACGACCGGCTCGGCGTCGGCATGGAACCGGCCTGCGCCAAGTCGTGCCCCACCGACTCCATCCAGTTCGGCCCGCTGGACGAGCTGCGTGAACGGGCGGCCACGCGCGTGGCGCAGCTCCACTCAGCCGGTGTCACCGACGCCCGGCTGTACGGGGAGAGCCCGGACGACGGGGTGGGCGGCGACGGCGCGTTCTTCCTGCTGCTCGACGAGCCCGAGGTGTACGGCCTGCCGCCCGACCCGGTGGTCACCACCCGGGATCTGCCCTCGATGTGGAAGCACGCGGCGACGGCGGCCGTGTCGCTCGCGGCTCTGGGCGTCGCCGCTTTCGCCAGGAGGCCGCGATGAGCGAGTCCGACGTCACCCGTGAGGGTGTGAAGGGGGCGCGGCCCGGCCGGGACGCCCCGGCCGACGACGCGGCCGGGCACGGGCGGCACCGGCGTCGCCGCGGACGCGGCGAGCAGTCGATGGTCCCGGAGGCCCGGTTCTCCTCCTACTACGGAAAACCGGTCCTGAAGAGGCCGACCTGGAAGTCCGTCGACATCGCCGGCTACCTCTACCTCGGCGGCCTCGCCGGGGGATCGTCGCTGCTGGCGGCGGGGGCGCAGGCCACGGGGCGGCCGGCGCTGGCCCGGACGGCGAAGCTGGGCGCGGCGGGCGCGATCTCCGCCTCGCTGGTCGCGCTCGTGCACGACCTCGGGCGGCCCGCCCGTTTCGTCAACATGCTGCGCGTCTTCAAGCCCACCTCGCCGATGAGCGTGGGCTCCTGGCTGCTGGCCGGGTACGCGCCGCTGACGGTGGTCGCCGCGGCCACCGATGTCGCCCGCCGCTACCGCCTGCTGGGCGCCGGTGCGACGGCGGGTGCCGCCGTGCTGGGTCCGGCGGTCGCCACGTACACCGCCGTACTGATCTCCGACACGGCGGTGCCCTCGTGGCACGAGGGCTACCGGGAGATGCCCTTCGTGTTCGCCGGTTCCGGCGCCAGTGCGGCCGCCGGGCTGGCGCTGGCCTTCGTGCCGGGGGAGCAGGCGGGACCCGCGCACCGTTTGGCGCTGCTGGCGGCCGGACTGGAGATGGGCGCCTTCCAGCTGATGAAGCGCCGGATGGGCCTGGCGGCCGAGCCGTTCGGGCAGGGCGATGCCGGGCGTCTGCTGCGGGCGGCGGAGCTGCTCACGGCGGGCGGCACCGCGCTGGCGGCGGTCGCGGGGCGGCGCCGGGGTGGCCGCGCTCTGGCCGTGGCGGCCGGGCTGGCCCTGCTGTCCGGCTCCGCCGCGCTCAGGTTCGGCGTGTTCCACGCGGGCGTGGCCTCGGCGGAGGACCCCAAGTACACGGTCGTACCGCAACGGGAGCGCCTCCGGACCGCCGGCACGGACTGACGGCACGGACTGACGGCACGGACTGACGGCACGGCACGCGGTGCGCTGTTTCACGCCGTACGGACCGGGTACTTCCGTGCGGCGACCGGACCGGAAGGAGACCAGGCCCATGCCCAGCCGCAGTCAGGTGCAGCGCCTGCTGGCGGACGGTCTCGACTACGAGGAGGCCGGACACCGGCTGGGGGTGCCCGCCGGTCAGGCCTTCCTGATCGTCACGGGGTTGCCCGCCGACGGCGGCGGCACCCTCACCGCCGCCGAGCAGCACCGGGCCGGTATGCCCCAGGAGTCCACCCAGCACCTCGCCGACCCGCCCGCCGAGAACCCCACCGGCAAGGACGGGACGCGACGGTGGCTGCGGCGGAGGGCCGTCACCGACCGCTGGATGCGACAGGCCGCCGAACAGTGGGACGCCCGTCCGAAGGGCGACCGCGCACCCGGTGACGTGCACGAGCTGACAGCCGTGCTGACCCGTGACCACGACCGTGTCACCCACCTGCTGAAGCAGTTGAAGGCGCTTCCTGGAATGACGAAGGGCGGCACCGGGCCCGACCTGGCACGCCGGGAATCCCTGGTCGCTCTGATCGCACAGGCGCTGGAGAGCCACGAACCGGCCGAACAGCGCCATCTGTGGCCGGCCGTGCGCGACGCGCTCGACACCGGTGACCGGCTGGCCGACCGGGCGGTCGAGCAGGAAACCGAGGGCATGAGCACGCTGACGGCCCTCCGGGGCGCCTCCCCGGACAGCGAGGAGTTCGACGAGCTGGCCGAACGGCTGGAGAGCCAGGTGCGCCGGCATGTGGCGTTCGAGGATGCCGTCTTCACCCTGCTGCGGGAGAATCTTCCGCAGGAGGACCGCGAGCGCCTGGGGGCCGAGGTCGTCGAGGCCTGGCAGAGCGCGCCGACCGTGCCGCACCCGCACGGACGGCAGGACTGACGGCACCGAGCAGCAGTACCGGAAGGGATCCCTCTCATGGGTGTACGCACATGGATCGACTCCTGGCCGGTCTACCGCCAGCTCAAGGGCACGGACCCGCTGGGCCGCGGGGCGGCCGCCAAGAGCGGGCCCAGCGCACGGCTCACTCCGCGGGTCGCCTCCGCCGACCGGGTGGTGAAGTCGATCTGTCCGTACTGCGCCGTCGGCTGCGGCCAGAACGTCTACGTCGAGGACGAGCGGGTCACACAGATCGAGGGCGACCCGGACTCCCCCATCTCCCGCGGCAGGCTGTGCCCCAAGGGCGCGGCCAGTCTTCAGCTCACCACGGGCAGTGCCCGTGAGCACTACGTCCTCTACCGGCGCCCGCACGGCACCCGATGGGAGCGGCTCGACCTCGACACGGCGATGGACATGATCGCCGACCGGGTGATCGAGGCCCGTCGCGCCGGCTGGCAGTGGGAGGCCGACGACACCCGCACCCGGCGCACGATGGGCATCGCAAGCCTGGGCGGGGCGACGCTGGACAACGAGGAGAACTATCTGATCAAGAAGCTCTTCACGGCGCTGGGCGCGATCCAGATCGAGAACCAGGCCCGTGTTTGACACTCCTCCACCGTTCCCAGTCTGGGAACCTCGTTCGGCCGCGGCGGCGCGACCAACTTCCAGCAGGACCTGCAGAACTCGGACTGCATCGTCATCCAGGGCTCGAACATGGCCGAGTGCCATCCGGTCGGGTTCCAGTGGGTGATGGAGGCGAAGGCCCGTGGCGCGAAGCTGGTCCACGTCGACCCGCGGTTCACCCGCACCAGCGCGCTGGCCGACGTGCACGTGCCGCTGCGCGCCGGCTCGGACATCGCCTTCCTCGGCGCGATCATCAACTACGTCCTGAGCAACGACAAGTACTTCCGCGACTACGTCGTGGCCTACACCAACGGGCCCGTGCTGCTGCGCGAGGACTTCCAGGACACCGAGGACCTCGACGGCGTGTTCTCCGGCCTCGATCCCGACGGCGGCACGTACGACAGCACGAGCTGGCAGTACGAGGGCATGGAGATGCAGGCGGCTTCCGGCAAGCGCGACCTGGAGTACGAGAAGCGCACGGGCCGGCGCAGCCTGGTGAGCGAGTCGGCACGTGGTGAGGCCCACGGTTCGGGCGGCGCGGACATCGGCGAGGGCCACCCCGAGCGCGACGAGACGATGACCCACCCGCGGTGTGTGTTCCAGGTGCTCAAGCGGCACTACGCCCGCTACACCCCGGAGATGGTCGAGCGGATCTGCGGGGTGCCGCAGGACCTGTTCCGCCAGGTGTGCGAGCTCGTGACCGAGAACTCCGGGCGCGAGCGGACCACCGCGTTCGCGTACGCGGTGGGCTGGACCCAGCACACCGTGGGGGTGCAGTACATCCGCGCCGCCGCCGTGCTGCAGACCCTGCTCGGCAACATCGGCCGGCCGGGCGGCGGCATCATGGCCCTGCGCGGGCACGCCTCCATCCAGGGGTCGACGGACATCCCCACCCTGTTCGACCTGCTGCCCGGCTACATCCCGATGCCGCACGCCCATCTGAACGACGACCTGGACTCCTTCGTCCAGGGCGAGGCGGCGCGCAACGGCTACTGGGGCAACATGCGTTCCTACCTGGTGAGCCTGCTCAAGGCGTACTGGGGTGAGGCGGCGACGCCCGACAACGAGTTCTGCTTCGACTACCTGCCGCGGCTCACGGGCTCCCATTCCACCTACGAGACGGTGATGGCCCAGATGGAAGGCGTCTGCAAGGGCTACTTCCTGCTGGGAGAGAACCCCGCGGTGGGCTCCGCCAACGCAAAGATGCAGCGGCTGGGCATGGCCAACCTGGACTGGCTGGTGGTTCGCGACTTCTCCCTCATCGAGTCGGCCACCTGGTGGAAGGACGGCCCGGAGATCGAGAGCGGGGAGATGCGCACGGAGGACATCCGCACCGAGGTGTTCTTCCTGCCGGCCGCCGCGCACACCGAGAAGGACGGCAGTTTCACCAACACGCAGCGGCTGCTGCAGTGGCACCACCAGGCCGTCGAACCGCCCGGCGAGGCGCGCAGCGACCTGTGGTTCACCTTCCACCTCGGCCGCATCATCCGGCGCAAGCTCGCCGGTTCGGCCGACCCGATGGACCGGCCGGTGCTCGACCTGACCTGGGACTATCCCACGAAGGGCGAGACCGCCGAGCCCGAGGCGGAGGCCGTGCTCGCCGAGATCAACGGGTTCGACGCCGAGGGCCGGCCGCTGGCGTCCTACGAGCAGCTGACCCCGGACGGTTCCACCGCGTGCGGCTGCTGGATCTACTGCGGTGTGTACGCCGACGGCGTCAACCAGGCCGCGCGCCGCAAGCCGGGCAAGGAACAGAACTGGGTCGCCAACCAGTGGGGCTGGGCGTGGCCCGCCAACCGCCGGATCCTGTACAACCGGGCCTCGGCCGACCCCGACGGCAAACCGTGGAGCGAGCGCAAGGCGCTGGTGTGGTGGGACGAGGACGAGGCGCAGTGGACCGGCCACGACATCGCCGACTTCGCCAAGGAGAAGTCGCCGCACCACCGGCCGCCGCCGGACGCGACCGGCCCCCAGGCCCTGTCGGGCATCGACCCCTTCGTGATGCAGGCCGACGGCAAGGCCTGGCTGTACGCGCCGTCCGGGCTCACGGACGGGCCGCTGCCGACGCACTACGAGCCGCAGGAGTCGCCGTTCCCGAACCTCCTGTACGGGCAGCAGCGCAATCCGGCGCGGTACGTGACGCGGTCGCTTCCGGACAACCGCTACGAACCCAGTGCCGGCGAGCCGGGTTCGGAGGTGTTCCCGTTCGTGGCCACCACCTACCGGCTCACCGAGCACCACACGGCGGGCGGCATGTCCCGCTGGCTGCCCTATCTGGCGGAGCTGCAACCGGAGTTCTTCTGCGAGGTGTCGCCGGAACTGGCCGCCGAGCGCGGTCTGGAGCACACCGGCTGGGCGACGATCGTCAGTGCCCGGGCCGTCATCGAGGCACGGGTGCTGGTCACCGACCGGGTGCCGCCGCTGACCGTGCACGGCCGCACCCTGCACCAGGTGGGCCTGCCCTACCACTGGGGCCCGAACGGCTACAGCACCGGCGACGCCGCCAACGAACTGCTCCACCTCTCCCTCGACCCCAACGTCCACATCCAGGAGGCCAAGGCGTTCGGCGTCGACATCCGCCCGGGCCGCCGCCCGAGGGGACCGGCCGCGGTGGAACTGGTCCGCTCCTACCAGGCGCGGGCGGGCATCGACGAGCACACCGGAACCCAGCCCTGACCGGCGCATCGTGCGGGGCTCACCTCAGGACGACGGAGTGGGCCCCGCGCGGGACGAGTTCACCGATCACCGGAAAGCCGGGGACCTCCCCGGCGATCAGGAGGCCGCCGGAGGTCTGGGCGTCCGCCAGCAGGAGGCGGGTGCCGGCGTCGGCGCCGCCGAAGTCGGTGAACGGCTCCACCCAGGCCAGGTTGCGCCGTGTGCCGCCGCTGACGTAGCCGTCGCGTACGGCCTCGCGGGCGCCGTCCAGGTAGGGCACGGCGGCGGTGTCGATCACCGCCGTCACGTCCGAGGCGCGGGCGAGTTTGTGCAGATGGCCCAGGAGGCCGAAGCCCGTCACATCGGTGGCGCAGGAGGCCCCGGCGGCCAGGGCGGCGGCGCAGGCGTCCCGGTTGAGGGCCACCATGGTGGCCACGGCCTGCTCGAACCGCTCGCCGGTGGCCTTGTGGCGGTTGTTCAGTACGCCGAGGCCGAGCGGTTTGGTCAGGGTCAGGGGCAGACCCGGCCGGCCGGCGTCGTTGCGCAGCAGCCGGGCGGGATCGGCCAGGCCGGTGACGGCCATGCCGTACTTGGGTTCGGGGTCGTCGACGCTGTGCCCGCCGCCCACATGGCAGCCGGCCTCGGCGGCGACCTCGAGACCGCCGCGCAGCACCTCGCGGGCCAGCTCGAAGGGCAGCACGTCCCGCGGCCAGGCCAGCAGGTTGACCGCGAGGACGGGGCGGCCGCCCATCGCGTACACGTCCGACAGGGCGTTGGCCGCGGCGATGCGTCCCCAGTCGTAGGGGTCGTCGACGACGGGGGTGAAGAAGTCGGCGGTGGACACCACCGCCTGCGTGGCGCCGCCCCCCGCAGGCAGCGCCACGACGGCCGCGTCGTCCCCGGTGGCCAGCCCGACGAGCAGCGGGGTGTCCCCGGTGTCCGGCAGCACCGTGGCCAGCCCGCCGAGCACGTCCTCCAGCTCACCCGGCGGAATCTTGCAGGCACAGCCGCCACCATGGGCGAACTGGGTGAGCCGTACGGGGGTTTCATGGGTGGCGGTCACGCTGTGCTCCTGTCTCCTGCCTCGATGATCCGGCGCTCTCCCGGTCCCGGCGGACCGGTCGGTGCGCCCGCGCCGTCCGCGCCGGCCTTCCGGTAGCGTGGCCGCCGGTGGAGGCGTGTGGGTGCCTGGTGGCCCTCCCGGTCTTCAAAACCGAGGTGTCCGAGGATCTCGGACAGGCAGGTTCGATTCCTGTCCGCCTCCGCTCTTCTCCATGTCCGCTCGGCAGCGTCTGTGCTGGGCGTCGACTCGTTCCGTGTGGCCGTGGGTGTCGAGGTACTCCAGCAGGGGCACGGCGACTCTGCGGGTGGTGTCGAGGGCCTTGCGGGCCTCGCTGAGCGTGAAGGGCTGGGGCAGGCGGCGGAGTGCCGCGGTGGCCTCGGCGTCCGCTCCGGGGAGCAGAACGATTCCCTCGCCGACCCGCAGCAGGACGCCGGCGGAGACCGCTGCGGCCAGGGCCTTGCGGTCGAGGCCCAGTGCGGTGAGGCGGTCGGCCTCGGGGGCACGGAACGGGGCCTGCTCCAGTTCGCGCCGTACCGCGTCGACGGCGGCGCGCACCGGCGGCGGCAGGGTGGGTCCGGCGCTGTCGGCCCGGTACAGGCGTCCCTCGCGGCGCAGCAGGCGCGGCTCGCCCGGTGTCGCGGCGAGGGCGTCCACCAGCGCCCGGTCGGGCAGGTCCAGCAGGTGCCGGGCCGCTTCGGCCGGCAGCCCCGGTTCCATGGGACGCAGGCGTGCGTGCTCCTCGACCGCCGCGGCCAGCCGCTCGCGCAGCCGGGCCCAGTGGGCCTCGTCGGCCAGCCAGTCCCCGGTGACCGGTTCGGCGGGCGGGGGGATGCCCATGGCCAGCAGGTGGGAGCGGCGGACGAGTCCGCGGCGCCGCAGCTCCGCAGCCCCGTCGGGACGGCCCGTCATGGCGGACAGTACGGCGGCCCTGGCCCGCCCGGCGCCCCGCCGGGTCAGGTCCGGCGGGCACACGTCGAGCACGGTCACCCCGCAGGGGCTGTGCCCGCCGCCGGGTTCACGCAGGACGGCCCGGTCCCCGACGCGCAGGGGCAGAGGGGGACGCAGGGTCAGCCGGGCGCTGTCGTCGCCAAGGGGGCGGACGTTCACCGCGACGGCCGCCGTGCCGATGTGCAGGGTGATGTTCCGGGGCAGGTCGCCGGCCGGCTCGCCGGTGACGCGGACGTCGATCCGGTCGGTGAACAGCCAGCGGTCGGGCGCCAACAGCACTTTCCCCCGCCGCAGTTGTCCCGCGAGCGGGCCGTGCACGTTGACCGCGACCCGCGCCACCCCGCTGACGGCCCTCCGGTCCTGTCGCAGGCACTGGAGTCCGCGCACCCTCAGCGGTTGCGCGCCGGCGCCGCTCACCATCCGGTCCCCGACGCGCAGGGTGCCCGCGCCGAGCGTGCCGGTCACGACGGTGCCGTGGCCGCGCACGGTGAAGGCGCGGTCCAGCCACAGCCGTACGTCCGCGTCGGCGGGCGGTACGGGCAGCGCGCGGGCCATCAGGGCCAGTTCGGCGCGCAGTTCGTCCAGTCCGGCGCCGGTCACCGCGCTCACCGCGACGGACGGCACGGTCCCGAGCGAGGTCCGGGCCAGCCGCTTGACGGCCTCGGCGCGCACCGGCTCGGGGTCGGCCAGGTCGCTGCGGGTCACGGCGAGCACGGCGTGCCGCACACCGAGGGCGTCGAGGATCGCGAGGTGCTCCTCGGACTGCGGCTGCCAGCCCTGGTCGGCGGCGACCACGAACAGCACGGCGGGCACGGGTCCGACCCCGGCCAGCATGGTGGCCACGAACCGCTCGTGGCCCGGTACGTCCACGAAGGCGAGGCGTTCGCCCCCGGCGTCCGGCGGCGTCC of the Streptomyces sp. NBC_01788 genome contains:
- a CDS encoding 4Fe-4S dicluster domain-containing protein, yielding MTDGNTTALNAAGGDPSEARNLLFGPLPNVAQASGYADAPPRMGFFTDTSVCIGCKACEVACKEWNAVPEDGLELTGMSYDNTQGLGASTWRHVAFIEQRRPLGGGREPEAGGGGFDAFEAARQLGSTPSTAPDSAPAGAPADAISPVSPEGRTELRWLMSSDVCKHCTHAACLDVCPTGALFRTEFGTVVVQEDVCNGCGYCVPACPYGVIDQRKEDGRVWKCTLCYDRLGVGMEPACAKSCPTDSIQFGPLDELRERAATRVAQLHSAGVTDARLYGESPDDGVGGDGAFFLLLDEPEVYGLPPDPVVTTRDLPSMWKHAATAAVSLAALGVAAFARRPR
- the nrfD gene encoding NrfD/PsrC family molybdoenzyme membrane anchor subunit, producing the protein MSESDVTREGVKGARPGRDAPADDAAGHGRHRRRRGRGEQSMVPEARFSSYYGKPVLKRPTWKSVDIAGYLYLGGLAGGSSLLAAGAQATGRPALARTAKLGAAGAISASLVALVHDLGRPARFVNMLRVFKPTSPMSVGSWLLAGYAPLTVVAAATDVARRYRLLGAGATAGAAVLGPAVATYTAVLISDTAVPSWHEGYREMPFVFAGSGASAAAGLALAFVPGEQAGPAHRLALLAAGLEMGAFQLMKRRMGLAAEPFGQGDAGRLLRAAELLTAGGTALAAVAGRRRGGRALAVAAGLALLSGSAALRFGVFHAGVASAEDPKYTVVPQRERLRTAGTD
- a CDS encoding hemerythrin domain-containing protein codes for the protein MPSRSQVQRLLADGLDYEEAGHRLGVPAGQAFLIVTGLPADGGGTLTAAEQHRAGMPQESTQHLADPPAENPTGKDGTRRWLRRRAVTDRWMRQAAEQWDARPKGDRAPGDVHELTAVLTRDHDRVTHLLKQLKALPGMTKGGTGPDLARRESLVALIAQALESHEPAEQRHLWPAVRDALDTGDRLADRAVEQETEGMSTLTALRGASPDSEEFDELAERLESQVRRHVAFEDAVFTLLRENLPQEDRERLGAEVVEAWQSAPTVPHPHGRQD
- the fdh gene encoding formate dehydrogenase, whose protein sequence is MGVRTWIDSWPVYRQLKGTDPLGRGAAAKSGPSARLTPRVASADRVVKSICPYCAVGCGQNVYVEDERVTQIEGDPDSPISRGRLCPKGAASLQLTTGSAREHYVLYRRPHGTRWERLDLDTAMDMIADRVIEARRAGWQWEADDTRTRRTMGIASLGGATLDNEENYLIKKLFTALGAIQIENQARVUHSSTVPSLGTSFGRGGATNFQQDLQNSDCIVIQGSNMAECHPVGFQWVMEAKARGAKLVHVDPRFTRTSALADVHVPLRAGSDIAFLGAIINYVLSNDKYFRDYVVAYTNGPVLLREDFQDTEDLDGVFSGLDPDGGTYDSTSWQYEGMEMQAASGKRDLEYEKRTGRRSLVSESARGEAHGSGGADIGEGHPERDETMTHPRCVFQVLKRHYARYTPEMVERICGVPQDLFRQVCELVTENSGRERTTAFAYAVGWTQHTVGVQYIRAAAVLQTLLGNIGRPGGGIMALRGHASIQGSTDIPTLFDLLPGYIPMPHAHLNDDLDSFVQGEAARNGYWGNMRSYLVSLLKAYWGEAATPDNEFCFDYLPRLTGSHSTYETVMAQMEGVCKGYFLLGENPAVGSANAKMQRLGMANLDWLVVRDFSLIESATWWKDGPEIESGEMRTEDIRTEVFFLPAAAHTEKDGSFTNTQRLLQWHHQAVEPPGEARSDLWFTFHLGRIIRRKLAGSADPMDRPVLDLTWDYPTKGETAEPEAEAVLAEINGFDAEGRPLASYEQLTPDGSTACGCWIYCGVYADGVNQAARRKPGKEQNWVANQWGWAWPANRRILYNRASADPDGKPWSERKALVWWDEDEAQWTGHDIADFAKEKSPHHRPPPDATGPQALSGIDPFVMQADGKAWLYAPSGLTDGPLPTHYEPQESPFPNLLYGQQRNPARYVTRSLPDNRYEPSAGEPGSEVFPFVATTYRLTEHHTAGGMSRWLPYLAELQPEFFCEVSPELAAERGLEHTGWATIVSARAVIEARVLVTDRVPPLTVHGRTLHQVGLPYHWGPNGYSTGDAANELLHLSLDPNVHIQEAKAFGVDIRPGRRPRGPAAVELVRSYQARAGIDEHTGTQP
- the selD gene encoding selenide, water dikinase SelD, which codes for MTATHETPVRLTQFAHGGGCACKIPPGELEDVLGGLATVLPDTGDTPLLVGLATGDDAAVVALPAGGGATQAVVSTADFFTPVVDDPYDWGRIAAANALSDVYAMGGRPVLAVNLLAWPRDVLPFELAREVLRGGLEVAAEAGCHVGGGHSVDDPEPKYGMAVTGLADPARLLRNDAGRPGLPLTLTKPLGLGVLNNRHKATGERFEQAVATMVALNRDACAAALAAGASCATDVTGFGLLGHLHKLARASDVTAVIDTAAVPYLDGAREAVRDGYVSGGTRRNLAWVEPFTDFGGADAGTRLLLADAQTSGGLLIAGEVPGFPVIGELVPRGAHSVVLR